One segment of Pseudomonas pohangensis DNA contains the following:
- the mhpA gene encoding bifunctional 3-(3-hydroxy-phenyl)propionate/3-hydroxycinnamic acid hydroxylase MhpA — MSKKTTEPQVDVVISGLGPTGLTLANLLGKRGLSVVVLEREPQFYGNARAVYTDDECLRIFQAAGMAEELTRDMLLNATFQWLLPDGQVLHQLIQNARPNGWPVNNLFYQPLLETSLAEGLARYPQVSVRRGREFTRFIQDDQGVTVMHSESRGANYSKPAADQTPAAKNGEEALRARYLVACDGGRSAVRTQLGIKMTGQSFPNPWIVVDIKQKEGENCLRHLPYFSFICDPECPTVSCRQPYGHHRFEFMLMPGQTREHMENPETVRAYLGKYVDVSKVEILRSLVYTFNALVAESWRSGRVLLAGDAAHMTPQFVGQGMNAGVRDAYNLAWKLEAVIKGRARDSLLDSYQSERRPHAKAMIDLSIHMKNFVSTSNPLLGALRNVATRTARSTPGIREYLAEQKFKPRPRYESGAYFGLPRTRRNGVEGEQLPQPQLADFDCRQALLDEVLGEGYALIGYGVDPRAQLTTADQQVLAALDVRYLTLYPAGGRPQGTLSTCIAGAADEWEDMSGECIRRFREAGHVPGAVAIVRPDRFVFAMSKPGQLQAAIDALIEQLGMHSSGQQQVAS; from the coding sequence ATGAGCAAGAAAACTACCGAACCACAGGTTGATGTGGTCATTTCCGGACTGGGCCCCACCGGCCTCACCCTGGCCAACCTGCTCGGCAAGCGCGGCTTGTCGGTGGTCGTGCTCGAACGCGAGCCGCAGTTCTACGGCAATGCCCGCGCCGTCTACACCGATGATGAATGCCTGCGCATCTTCCAGGCCGCCGGCATGGCCGAAGAACTGACCAGGGACATGCTGCTCAATGCCACCTTCCAGTGGCTGCTGCCCGATGGTCAGGTGCTGCACCAACTGATCCAGAACGCCCGCCCCAATGGCTGGCCGGTCAACAACCTGTTCTACCAGCCGCTGCTGGAAACCAGCCTGGCCGAAGGGCTGGCGCGCTACCCGCAGGTCAGTGTGCGCCGCGGACGTGAGTTCACCCGCTTCATTCAGGATGATCAGGGTGTCACGGTGATGCATAGCGAAAGTCGCGGCGCGAATTACAGCAAGCCGGCGGCGGACCAGACCCCGGCAGCAAAAAATGGCGAAGAAGCGCTTCGCGCTCGCTATCTTGTCGCCTGTGATGGCGGCCGCAGCGCGGTGCGCACCCAGCTGGGGATCAAGATGACCGGCCAGAGTTTCCCCAACCCGTGGATCGTGGTCGACATCAAACAGAAGGAAGGCGAGAACTGTCTGCGCCACCTGCCCTACTTCAGCTTTATTTGTGATCCCGAGTGCCCCACTGTCAGCTGCCGCCAGCCCTACGGTCATCACCGCTTCGAATTCATGCTGATGCCCGGCCAGACCAGGGAGCACATGGAGAACCCGGAAACCGTACGCGCCTATCTGGGCAAGTACGTGGATGTGAGCAAGGTCGAGATCCTCCGCAGTCTGGTCTACACCTTCAACGCACTGGTGGCCGAAAGCTGGCGCAGTGGAAGGGTATTGCTCGCCGGCGATGCCGCGCACATGACCCCGCAATTCGTTGGCCAGGGCATGAATGCCGGCGTGCGCGATGCCTACAATCTGGCCTGGAAACTGGAAGCCGTCATCAAGGGGCGCGCTCGCGACAGCCTGCTGGACAGTTACCAGAGTGAACGCCGGCCACACGCCAAGGCGATGATCGACCTGTCGATCCACATGAAGAACTTTGTTTCCACCTCCAATCCGCTGCTCGGTGCGCTGCGCAATGTCGCCACCCGCACGGCACGGTCCACCCCCGGCATCCGCGAATACCTGGCCGAACAGAAGTTCAAGCCACGCCCACGCTACGAGTCCGGCGCCTACTTCGGCCTGCCGCGCACGCGCCGCAACGGCGTGGAAGGCGAGCAATTACCGCAGCCGCAACTGGCCGACTTTGACTGCCGGCAGGCGCTGCTGGATGAGGTGCTGGGTGAGGGCTATGCCCTGATCGGTTATGGCGTCGATCCGCGCGCACAACTCACTACTGCCGACCAGCAAGTGCTGGCAGCCCTGGACGTCCGTTATTTGACCCTGTATCCGGCCGGCGGCCGCCCCCAGGGCACGCTCTCGACCTGCATCGCCGGGGCGGCCGACGAGTGGGAGGATATGAGCGGTGAGTGCATCCGCCGCTTCCGCGAAGCCGGCCATGTGCCCGGCGCAGTGGCCATCGTCCGCCCCGACCGCTTCGTTTTCGCCATGAGCAAGCCCGGGCAATTGCAAGCGGCGATTGACGCGCTGATCGAACAGCTCGGCATGCACAGCTCCGGCCAGCAGCAGGTGGCCTCATGA
- a CDS encoding DUF4136 domain-containing protein encodes MKILPGLMLCALLAACQQTPNPYKEESIPYPPAPAAAADNFDRSNYPPPQRDFGLYHSWAWRNDVLPAGSGWVSTQLFIDSISASLDQSGLRPVQGKASPDLLVSASVLTRQVEIREPPRVGGFYGNGPYGDGYGVGVGGAINSTQQVLRVQIDMYDARSGQLVWSGDSAEISGYGDAAQPEKLREAVTRAMQSFPVQ; translated from the coding sequence ATGAAGATATTGCCCGGACTGATGCTCTGTGCGCTGTTGGCGGCCTGCCAGCAGACGCCCAATCCCTATAAAGAGGAATCCATCCCCTACCCGCCGGCACCCGCCGCTGCAGCGGATAATTTCGACCGCAGCAATTATCCACCGCCACAACGTGACTTTGGCCTCTACCACAGCTGGGCCTGGCGCAACGATGTGTTGCCCGCCGGCAGTGGCTGGGTCAGCACCCAGCTGTTCATTGACAGCATCAGTGCCAGCCTTGACCAGAGCGGCCTGCGCCCGGTGCAGGGCAAGGCCAGCCCCGATCTGCTGGTCAGCGCCAGCGTGCTGACCCGGCAAGTGGAAATCCGCGAGCCACCACGGGTCGGCGGCTTCTACGGGAACGGCCCTTATGGTGATGGCTATGGCGTGGGGGTTGGTGGAGCCATCAACAGCACACAACAGGTGCTGCGCGTACAGATCGACATGTACGACGCGCGCAGCGGGCAACTGGTCTGGTCCGGCGACTCGGCAGAGATAAGCGGCTACGGCGATGCGGCACAACCGGAGAAGCTGCGTGAAGCGGTTACCCGGGCCATGCAGAGTTTTCCCGTGCAATGA
- a CDS encoding GGDEF domain-containing protein: MTANSPPADPETFALWREASDMSRRTRMGGSFYLVAWLMIWLSMSDPQQIFGYGVLGSIFFAVMLISRWLHQLPADPDPPALQRWINQHWALIIITTGIWGLVNGLVLHQAIFQISHLVAIIGTIAFSTAFAFTFAMRLPRCVGVLFLLNLPGLLALARGTAEQQPAFICLAIYMVYLLLACRRSHIDYHNTLGNELLLLRQRNDLEELSRTDSLTQLGNRYQFNDLFQTMVATAQRQRSPLSLVLLDIDHFKRINDAYGHVAGDQCLQQFSELMRQVFRRDSDVPLRLGGEEFGVIMPGTTLDQAIQLAEQFRTTLAATQLRIEDQSVVITTSLGAGAYIPEVDRNGDGLYRRVDAALYQAKHDGRNCLRLAQTRG; this comes from the coding sequence ATGACGGCGAACTCTCCACCGGCTGACCCCGAGACTTTCGCGCTATGGCGTGAAGCCAGCGACATGAGCCGCCGGACACGGATGGGCGGCAGTTTCTATCTGGTTGCCTGGCTGATGATCTGGCTGTCGATGTCAGACCCGCAGCAGATATTCGGCTACGGGGTACTTGGCAGCATTTTTTTTGCCGTCATGCTGATCAGCCGCTGGCTGCACCAGCTGCCCGCTGATCCCGATCCACCAGCCCTGCAACGCTGGATCAACCAGCATTGGGCACTGATCATCATCACTACCGGGATCTGGGGTCTGGTCAATGGCCTGGTTCTGCATCAGGCGATTTTCCAGATTTCCCATCTGGTTGCGATCATCGGCACCATCGCCTTCAGTACGGCCTTTGCCTTTACCTTTGCCATGCGCCTGCCGCGCTGCGTCGGCGTGCTTTTCCTGCTCAATCTGCCGGGTCTGCTGGCACTGGCCCGGGGCACTGCCGAACAGCAACCCGCCTTCATCTGCCTGGCCATCTACATGGTGTATTTGCTGCTTGCCTGCCGGCGCAGCCATATCGACTACCACAACACCCTGGGCAATGAATTGCTGCTGTTGCGCCAGCGCAACGATCTGGAAGAGCTGAGCCGCACCGACAGTCTGACCCAGCTGGGTAATCGCTATCAGTTCAACGATCTTTTCCAGACCATGGTTGCCACCGCCCAGCGCCAGCGCAGCCCGTTGTCACTGGTGCTGCTCGATATAGATCATTTCAAACGGATCAATGATGCCTATGGTCATGTGGCGGGAGATCAGTGCCTGCAGCAGTTTTCCGAGCTGATGCGCCAGGTGTTCCGGCGTGACAGTGATGTGCCTTTACGGCTGGGCGGTGAAGAGTTCGGCGTGATCATGCCCGGCACCACGCTGGATCAGGCCATCCAGCTGGCGGAACAGTTTCGCACCACCCTGGCAGCCACCCAGCTGAGGATCGAAGACCAGAGCGTGGTGATCACCACCAGCCTCGGCGCCGGTGCCTATATCCCCGAAGTGGACCGCAATGGCGATGGCCTGTACCGGCGCGTCGATGCCGCCCTGTATCAGGCCAAACACGACGGTCGCAACTGCCTGCGGCTGGCCCAGACCCGGGGCTGA
- a CDS encoding YajG family lipoprotein, protein MWQRLFTALILLSGLSLAGCGLSPQQLNPNPVFSGGIVAVGQGQPVQVRVVDGRSSPVLGTRGGMYPETSTISVAGATILPKLQAQVEAAVRLMGFTPTAGAMNAPQLSVTLSQLTYQSPKDEAYVTEADIATVLSVDVLNGNRRYNGRYSASMNQRSGMAPNEETNNQLVTEVLSDALNKLVRDQAIGNALLP, encoded by the coding sequence ATGTGGCAACGCCTGTTTACCGCGCTGATTCTTTTGTCCGGCCTGTCCCTTGCCGGTTGTGGCCTTAGTCCGCAGCAGCTCAATCCCAATCCGGTGTTTAGCGGCGGGATCGTCGCGGTAGGCCAGGGGCAGCCGGTGCAGGTGCGGGTTGTCGATGGCCGCTCTTCGCCCGTGCTCGGCACCCGTGGTGGCATGTATCCGGAGACCAGCACCATCAGTGTCGCCGGCGCAACCATTCTGCCCAAGCTGCAGGCGCAGGTTGAGGCCGCAGTGCGTTTGATGGGCTTTACCCCGACTGCCGGCGCGATGAACGCGCCGCAACTGAGTGTGACCCTCAGCCAGCTGACCTATCAGTCGCCCAAGGATGAGGCCTACGTCACCGAGGCGGATATCGCCACGGTGCTCAGTGTCGATGTACTGAACGGCAACCGTCGTTATAACGGCCGCTATTCAGCCTCGATGAACCAGCGTTCGGGCATGGCACCGAATGAAGAGACGAACAACCAGCTGGTTACCGAAGTGCTCAGTGACGCCCTGAACAAGCTGGTGCGCGATCAGGCCATTGGCAACGCCTTGCTGCCCTGA
- a CDS encoding VOC family protein — protein sequence MATAPETRTSLFGKVRMGYALVESEKHQDWLRFTRDALGLDVHREDDTLICRLDNHARRLLICQGPQEDMLALGYELADQASLDTVLQRLRDKGVAVEAGDACGAALRGVEQYWRCRGPKALAIEFYVTPLLSDKPLSMLASGYVTGEAGMGHVAITSRRPEAVQAFWQEILDARHSDDIEQRIGGLMLDIRFLRLNPRHHSVAIACTRGRRMDPIRTRIQHMNVQCATLEDMTAAFQRCRRLGYRIMMGVGQHTNDRELSFYVQSPSGFEIEYGWDPIAVDESSWQPTLHQGISTWGHQPLDHNLMDELRQITRAARSLLRSEYIPFEPGH from the coding sequence ATGGCAACCGCACCAGAAACCCGGACCAGCCTGTTTGGCAAGGTACGCATGGGCTATGCCCTGGTCGAATCAGAAAAACACCAGGACTGGCTGCGCTTTACCCGCGACGCACTCGGCCTCGACGTTCATCGGGAGGACGACACGCTGATCTGCCGCCTGGACAACCACGCCCGGCGGCTGCTGATCTGCCAGGGGCCACAGGAGGATATGCTGGCGCTGGGCTATGAGCTCGCCGACCAGGCCAGCCTGGACACCGTACTGCAACGGTTGCGGGACAAGGGCGTAGCGGTGGAAGCCGGGGATGCCTGCGGGGCAGCGCTGCGCGGTGTCGAGCAGTACTGGCGTTGCCGTGGGCCCAAGGCGCTGGCCATCGAGTTCTATGTCACACCGCTGCTGAGCGACAAACCGCTGTCGATGCTGGCCAGCGGTTACGTCACCGGCGAAGCCGGCATGGGCCATGTAGCGATCACCTCGCGGCGCCCGGAAGCCGTGCAGGCGTTCTGGCAGGAAATTCTCGATGCCCGGCACAGTGACGACATCGAACAGCGCATCGGCGGCCTGATGCTCGACATCCGCTTTCTGCGCCTCAACCCGCGACACCACTCGGTGGCCATCGCCTGTACCCGTGGCCGGCGCATGGACCCGATCCGCACGCGCATCCAGCACATGAATGTCCAGTGCGCGACGCTGGAAGACATGACCGCCGCTTTCCAGCGCTGCCGCCGGCTCGGTTACCGGATCATGATGGGCGTCGGCCAGCACACCAATGACCGCGAGCTGTCGTTCTATGTGCAGAGCCCGTCCGGCTTCGAGATCGAATACGGCTGGGACCCGATCGCGGTGGACGAAAGCAGCTGGCAACCGACCCTGCACCAGGGCATCAGCACCTGGGGCCACCAGCCGCTGGACCACAACCTGATGGATGAACTGCGCCAGATAACCCGCGCCGCACGCTCGCTGTTGCGCAGCGAGTACATCCCCTTCGAACCCGGACATTGA
- a CDS encoding alpha/beta fold hydrolase, translating into MNQAVTHPGMTSRTVTVGKRKIFISETGTGYPLLMLHGGGAGASGLSNYSRNIAALARHFRVLVADMPGYGQSSKGVDRNDTFGDLAQSMLGLLDQLHIQQAHVVGNSLGGACALRMALEAPQRVSALVLMGPGGVGTTRGLPTAGLKQLLNYYKGSGPSREKITRFIRDYLVYDASQVTDAMIEERYRASIDPEVIAAPPLRGPNSLKTAIRMDFTRDPRLSSCPVPTLVLWGIEDKVNRPSGGAALQKTMPACDLYLFCKTGHWVQWERAEEFNAVVTSYLAVRTPVSASPRSGA; encoded by the coding sequence ATGAACCAAGCCGTAACCCATCCGGGGATGACGTCACGCACCGTCACCGTCGGCAAACGCAAGATATTCATCAGCGAAACCGGTACGGGGTATCCGTTGCTCATGCTGCATGGCGGCGGTGCTGGCGCCTCCGGGTTGTCCAATTATTCGCGCAACATCGCGGCACTGGCGCGGCACTTCCGCGTACTGGTGGCCGACATGCCCGGCTACGGCCAGTCGAGCAAGGGCGTCGACCGCAATGACACCTTCGGCGATCTGGCGCAGTCGATGCTCGGCCTGCTCGATCAGCTGCACATCCAGCAGGCCCATGTGGTGGGCAACTCACTGGGAGGTGCCTGCGCGTTGCGCATGGCGCTGGAAGCGCCGCAGCGTGTTTCCGCACTGGTACTCATGGGACCGGGCGGCGTCGGCACTACGCGCGGCTTGCCGACAGCCGGACTGAAGCAACTGCTGAACTACTACAAGGGCAGCGGACCATCACGGGAAAAAATCACCCGTTTTATCCGCGACTACCTGGTGTACGACGCCAGCCAGGTCACCGATGCCATGATCGAGGAACGCTACCGCGCCAGCATCGACCCGGAAGTGATCGCGGCACCGCCCCTGCGCGGGCCCAACAGCCTGAAGACGGCCATCCGCATGGACTTCACCCGCGATCCGCGGCTCTCCAGCTGCCCGGTGCCGACGCTGGTGCTGTGGGGCATCGAAGACAAGGTCAATCGCCCCAGCGGCGGAGCGGCCCTGCAAAAAACCATGCCGGCCTGCGATCTGTATTTGTTCTGCAAGACCGGCCACTGGGTGCAGTGGGAACGCGCAGAAGAGTTCAACGCGGTGGTCACCAGCTATCTGGCCGTGCGCACGCCCGTCAGTGCCTCGCCCCGGTCGGGAGCATGA
- a CDS encoding MATE family efflux transporter encodes MSWLGDSWRHRPTQQRVWALAAPMILCNLSVPLVTLVDSAVVGHLPHAHQLGAVALGGSLYTLLVWAMGFLRMGASGFSAQACGSGDGALLRQVLLQGLLLAGALALLLGLLSLTFTDLALRLMNPSAELDLLTRSYFHIRLLGLPAALANYALVGWLLGTQNARAPMAILLTTNLLNVPLTLLFVLGFDWGVAGAAQASIVAEWSGALLGLFLARHALRRFPDQINWPALRRWVNWQPLLAVNRDIFIRTLALELVFFLITVQGTRLGVATLAANALLLNGLLLTAHALDGLANAVEALCGHAIGARDKLALRRTLVVATGWSLLFSLAFALLFWLGGQAFINLQSDIDTVRAVAYAYLPYLALLPLVSVWSYLLDGLFVGATRAREMRDAMLLAVALSVPLAFALKGYGNHGLWIALLSFMLLRSLILGGYAWRLTYRHGWMTASRPGY; translated from the coding sequence ATGTCATGGCTAGGCGATTCCTGGCGGCACCGGCCGACCCAGCAAAGGGTCTGGGCGCTGGCGGCGCCAATGATCCTGTGCAATCTGTCGGTCCCGCTGGTGACGCTGGTCGACAGCGCGGTGGTCGGGCACCTGCCGCACGCCCACCAGCTGGGTGCCGTAGCCCTGGGCGGCAGTCTGTACACCCTGCTGGTGTGGGCCATGGGCTTCCTGCGCATGGGTGCCAGCGGCTTCAGCGCGCAGGCCTGCGGCAGTGGTGATGGCGCATTGCTCAGACAGGTTCTCCTGCAAGGGCTGCTGCTGGCCGGCGCCCTGGCGCTGTTGCTCGGGCTGCTCAGCCTGACCTTCACCGACCTGGCACTGCGCCTGATGAATCCGTCGGCAGAGCTCGACCTGCTGACCCGCAGCTACTTCCATATCCGCCTGCTCGGTCTGCCGGCGGCCCTGGCCAACTACGCACTGGTCGGCTGGTTGCTGGGCACACAGAATGCCCGCGCGCCGATGGCGATCCTGTTGACCACCAATCTGCTCAACGTACCGCTGACCCTGCTGTTCGTACTTGGTTTCGACTGGGGGGTGGCCGGCGCGGCACAGGCATCCATAGTCGCCGAGTGGAGCGGCGCGCTGCTCGGGCTGTTCCTCGCACGCCATGCCCTGCGCCGCTTCCCCGACCAGATCAACTGGCCGGCGCTGCGCCGCTGGGTTAACTGGCAACCCTTGCTGGCGGTCAACCGGGACATCTTTATCCGCACCCTGGCGCTGGAGCTGGTGTTCTTTCTGATCACCGTACAAGGCACGCGACTGGGGGTTGCCACGCTGGCGGCCAACGCCCTGCTGCTCAACGGCCTGCTGCTTACCGCACACGCCCTGGATGGTCTGGCCAACGCCGTGGAAGCACTCTGCGGGCATGCCATCGGTGCCCGCGACAAGCTGGCGCTGCGCCGCACCCTGGTGGTCGCCACGGGCTGGTCGCTGTTGTTCAGCCTGGCCTTTGCACTGCTGTTCTGGCTCGGCGGGCAGGCTTTCATCAACCTGCAAAGCGACATCGACACGGTACGGGCGGTAGCCTATGCCTACCTGCCCTATCTGGCTTTATTGCCGCTGGTATCAGTCTGGAGTTATCTGCTCGACGGCCTGTTCGTCGGCGCCACCCGCGCCCGCGAAATGCGTGACGCCATGCTGCTGGCCGTCGCCCTCAGCGTCCCGCTGGCCTTCGCCCTCAAGGGTTATGGCAATCACGGCCTGTGGATCGCCCTGCTGAGCTTCATGCTGCTGCGCAGTCTGATCCTTGGTGGCTATGCCTGGCGCCTGACCTACAGACACGGCTGGATGACGGCGTCCCGGCCCGGGTATTGA
- a CDS encoding OmpA family protein, giving the protein MKQSKTLIAGAACLALLAGCTTNPYTGEQEAGKAGVYGGIGAVTGAVIGAATSSKKDRTKGALIGAAVGGAAGGGYGYYVDTQEAKLRQTLVGTGVQVQRNGDNLKLIMPGNITFASNSSDISSGFYQTLNSLVLVFKEFDKNGVAIVGYTDSTGSQQLNQNLSNQRAQSVASYLVANGVPSSRISSYGAGPSNPIASNDTADGRALNRRVEINLTPLPGAQ; this is encoded by the coding sequence ATGAAGCAAAGCAAAACACTGATCGCCGGCGCTGCCTGCCTGGCGTTGCTCGCCGGTTGCACCACCAACCCCTATACCGGTGAGCAGGAAGCCGGCAAGGCTGGCGTTTATGGTGGTATTGGCGCGGTGACCGGGGCGGTGATCGGGGCGGCAACGTCGAGCAAGAAAGATCGCACCAAGGGTGCGCTGATTGGTGCCGCCGTAGGCGGTGCTGCCGGTGGCGGCTATGGCTACTACGTCGATACCCAGGAGGCCAAGCTGCGCCAGACGCTGGTGGGAACCGGTGTGCAGGTACAGCGCAATGGCGACAATCTCAAACTGATCATGCCCGGCAACATCACCTTTGCCAGCAACTCGTCGGATATTTCCAGCGGCTTCTACCAGACCCTCAACTCGCTGGTGCTGGTGTTCAAGGAATTCGACAAGAATGGCGTGGCTATCGTCGGCTACACCGACAGCACAGGTTCGCAGCAGCTGAACCAGAATCTGTCGAACCAGCGCGCGCAGAGCGTGGCCTCCTATCTGGTGGCCAATGGCGTGCCATCCAGCCGCATTTCTTCATACGGTGCCGGCCCGAGCAATCCGATTGCCAGCAACGACACCGCTGACGGTCGTGCGTTGAACCGCCGGGTGGAAATCAATCTGACGCCACTGCCTGGCGCCCAGTAA
- a CDS encoding MBL fold metallo-hydrolase, with product MQDAKPVLIRETFPVGPLQCNCTIIGDPLSKKAIVVDPGGNPDLIMAKLEAHGLKVVSIIHTHAHLDHFLASGQMKEKTGATLHLHKEDQFLWDNLEMQCGMFGVPYVPVPAPDRWLADDEELACGCGVALHTPGHTPGSMSFWFADAKLLIAGDTLFRGAIGRTDLWGGDFPTIQRSIKQRLYTLDEEATVVTGHGPDTRLGDEMRNNPFVRA from the coding sequence ATGCAAGATGCCAAACCCGTGCTTATTCGCGAAACCTTCCCCGTCGGTCCGTTGCAGTGCAACTGCACCATCATCGGCGATCCGCTGAGCAAAAAGGCCATAGTGGTCGATCCGGGCGGCAACCCCGATCTGATCATGGCCAAACTGGAGGCCCACGGGCTGAAAGTGGTGAGCATCATTCATACCCACGCGCATCTGGACCACTTCCTTGCCTCCGGGCAGATGAAGGAGAAGACCGGCGCCACCTTGCACCTGCACAAGGAAGACCAGTTTCTCTGGGACAACCTGGAAATGCAGTGCGGCATGTTCGGTGTGCCCTATGTGCCGGTGCCGGCCCCGGACAGGTGGCTGGCCGATGACGAGGAACTGGCCTGCGGCTGCGGCGTGGCACTGCACACGCCGGGGCATACGCCGGGTTCGATGAGTTTCTGGTTTGCCGATGCAAAGTTGCTGATTGCCGGCGACACGCTGTTCCGTGGCGCCATCGGGCGTACCGATCTGTGGGGTGGTGACTTCCCGACTATCCAGCGTTCGATCAAACAAAGGTTGTACACCCTGGACGAGGAGGCCACTGTGGTCACCGGTCACGGCCCGGATACCCGGCTGGGTGACGAGATGCGCAACAATCCCTTTGTCCGGGCTTGA
- a CDS encoding TetR/AcrR family transcriptional regulator codes for MTPVRKRLHLAALQLFAEKGVSEISVSELAQVAGVARGTVYNNLESLESLFTDVANELSAEMNQRVVKSADPQLDPAQRLANGIRFYIRRAHEEPQWGAFIIRYATNTESLQDLWTGPPVQDVLAGLARSRYSFDQSMLTSVMSLIGGAVLGAIMLVLDGRKTWRDAGSETAELVLRALGVATDEAHRLARLDLPALATLD; via the coding sequence ATGACCCCTGTTCGAAAACGCCTGCACCTGGCCGCCCTGCAACTCTTCGCCGAAAAGGGCGTCAGCGAGATCAGCGTCAGCGAGCTGGCGCAGGTGGCGGGCGTGGCGCGCGGCACTGTCTACAACAACCTCGAATCCCTCGAGTCGCTGTTTACTGACGTGGCCAATGAACTCAGTGCGGAAATGAACCAGCGCGTGGTGAAAAGCGCCGATCCCCAGCTTGATCCGGCCCAGCGCCTGGCCAACGGTATCCGCTTCTATATCCGCCGCGCCCATGAGGAACCGCAGTGGGGCGCGTTCATCATCCGTTATGCAACCAATACGGAATCCCTTCAGGATCTCTGGACCGGGCCACCGGTCCAGGATGTATTGGCCGGCCTGGCGCGCTCACGCTACAGCTTTGATCAGTCGATGCTGACCAGCGTCATGTCATTGATCGGCGGCGCGGTGCTGGGAGCCATCATGCTGGTTCTGGATGGCCGCAAGACCTGGCGTGACGCCGGCAGTGAAACCGCCGAACTGGTGCTGCGCGCCCTGGGCGTTGCCACCGACGAGGCACACCGCCTGGCACGGCTGGATCTGCCAGCACTGGCCACCCTCGACTAA
- a CDS encoding 2-keto-4-pentenoate hydratase, which yields MSSHPSAGKEIIQAAALALRTARATQAAIAPVSSQFGITRLADAYAVQEINTRAALDQGRRLVGRKIGLTSTAVQQQLGVDQPDFGMLFADMEIADGGEIDCSRLIQPKAEGEIAFVLGRDLPHVDCTLAELMSAVEYLLPALEIVDSAIADWKISLADTVADNASSALYVLGKQPTRLAGLDLRLEGMLLEKNGAQAAIGVGAACLGNPLDACLWLARTMARAGRPLMAGDVLLSGALGPMTPVMAGDRLQLRLTRLGEVGCRFV from the coding sequence ATGAGTTCGCACCCTTCCGCAGGCAAGGAAATAATCCAGGCCGCCGCGCTCGCCCTGCGCACCGCGCGCGCCACGCAGGCAGCGATTGCACCGGTATCCAGCCAGTTCGGCATCACCCGTCTGGCCGATGCCTATGCCGTGCAGGAAATCAACACCCGTGCGGCACTCGACCAGGGCCGCCGGCTGGTCGGACGCAAGATCGGCCTGACCTCGACGGCCGTGCAACAGCAACTGGGCGTCGATCAGCCGGACTTCGGCATGCTGTTTGCCGATATGGAAATTGCCGATGGCGGTGAAATCGACTGCAGCCGGCTGATCCAGCCCAAGGCCGAGGGCGAGATTGCCTTCGTGCTGGGCCGCGACCTGCCCCACGTGGACTGCACCCTGGCCGAACTGATGAGCGCGGTGGAGTACCTGCTGCCGGCGCTGGAAATCGTCGATTCGGCGATTGCCGACTGGAAGATCAGTCTGGCCGATACCGTGGCCGACAACGCCTCCTCGGCGCTCTACGTGCTGGGCAAGCAGCCGACCCGTCTGGCGGGGCTGGACCTGCGTCTGGAAGGCATGCTGCTGGAGAAGAACGGCGCGCAGGCCGCGATCGGCGTCGGCGCCGCCTGCCTGGGCAACCCGCTGGATGCCTGCCTGTGGCTGGCCCGCACCATGGCCAGGGCCGGCCGCCCGCTGATGGCCGGTGACGTACTGCTGTCCGGCGCGCTCGGCCCGATGACCCCGGTGATGGCGGGCGACCGCTTGCAACTGCGCCTGACCCGTCTCGGCGAAGTCGGCTGCCGCTTCGTCTGA